Proteins encoded in a region of the Paracholeplasma manati genome:
- a CDS encoding acetate uptake transporter: MKTELKLANPGPLGLLGFGMTTILLNLHNAGLIPLSMVIIGMGFALGGLAQIIAGIFELKQGNTFGGTAFTAYGFFWISLVGIWYFPKAGFEADKVSMGYYLLVWGLFTSFMFIGTLKHSKTTQVIFGSLAVLFFLLALGDFTLNETITTIAGYVGIFCGLSAFYGAVAQVVNGEFNKTIFPL; encoded by the coding sequence ATGAAAACAGAATTGAAATTGGCCAATCCAGGACCGTTGGGCTTACTTGGATTTGGGATGACGACGATTTTATTGAACCTTCACAACGCGGGGTTGATTCCGTTATCGATGGTCATCATTGGGATGGGTTTCGCTTTGGGTGGTTTGGCACAAATCATCGCTGGGATTTTTGAATTAAAACAAGGCAACACCTTTGGTGGTACAGCTTTTACCGCGTATGGATTCTTTTGGATCAGTTTGGTCGGTATTTGGTATTTTCCAAAAGCAGGTTTTGAAGCGGATAAAGTATCGATGGGTTATTATCTATTGGTCTGGGGCTTATTCACCAGCTTTATGTTCATTGGTACGTTGAAACACTCCAAAACCACTCAAGTGATTTTTGGTTCATTGGCTGTACTATTCTTTTTACTCGCTTTAGGGGATTTCACTTTGAATGAAACCATCACCACTATTGCAGGCTATGTCGGTATTTTCTGTGGTCTTTCTGCATTCTATGGTGCAGTTGCACAAGTGGTCAATGGTGAGTTTAACAAAACCATTTTCCCATTATAA
- a CDS encoding chromate transporter, producing the protein MIELFELFLIFFKIGLFTFGGGYAMIPLIRQEMVNGGFLTIDQVNQFIGIAESTPGPFAVNMATFAGYHTYGVWGSVFATLGVVLPSFIIILLIAYFSDKFIKTKPVQTILSFLKPVILGLILSAGLSVLLHSVLGDYFVDIEFDLTALAIFITVLGLSFLKRLTPIHLVLISAILGMTLYLL; encoded by the coding sequence ATGATTGAACTATTTGAACTCTTTTTAATCTTTTTCAAGATTGGTTTGTTCACCTTTGGTGGTGGATACGCGATGATTCCCCTCATTCGCCAGGAAATGGTCAATGGTGGCTTTTTAACGATTGATCAAGTCAATCAATTCATTGGCATCGCCGAATCGACCCCAGGACCATTCGCGGTCAATATGGCGACATTCGCCGGTTATCATACCTATGGGGTTTGGGGGTCTGTTTTCGCAACCCTCGGGGTGGTTTTACCCAGCTTCATCATCATTTTACTGATTGCGTATTTTTCCGATAAGTTCATCAAAACCAAACCCGTTCAAACCATCTTATCCTTCTTAAAACCAGTCATTTTAGGGTTGATCCTCTCGGCTGGATTATCGGTATTGTTACACAGTGTTTTGGGCGACTATTTTGTCGATATCGAATTTGATTTAACCGCTTTAGCCATTTTCATCACGGTTTTAGGGCTCTCTTTTTTAAAACGATTAACCCCGATTCATCTGGTTTTAATCAGTGCGATTTTAGGAATGACACTGTATTTATTATAG
- a CDS encoding chromate transporter, with the protein MNKFKTYADIFFTFFKIGLFTFGGGYAMIGVMQKDIVEKKKWIDEDTMLELITISEATPGPFAINGATYIGYHKAKFLGSLFATLGVVLPSFIVILLVSLFLQAFSDNVTLQNALAGIGAGVPVLIFHALFKLSKKVKINIINGLLLLTAFLVSFFTNFSVVLLLILTAIFALFYTTVERRFKA; encoded by the coding sequence ATGAATAAATTCAAAACATATGCCGATATCTTTTTCACTTTCTTCAAGATTGGCTTATTCACCTTTGGTGGTGGGTACGCGATGATTGGGGTTATGCAAAAGGACATCGTTGAAAAAAAGAAGTGGATCGATGAAGATACCATGTTAGAACTCATCACCATCAGTGAAGCTACCCCAGGACCATTCGCTATTAATGGCGCAACCTATATTGGTTACCATAAAGCCAAATTTCTTGGGTCTTTGTTCGCGACTTTAGGGGTTGTTTTACCCAGTTTCATCGTGATTTTATTGGTATCCTTATTCTTACAAGCATTCTCAGACAATGTCACCCTTCAAAATGCTTTAGCAGGGATTGGTGCGGGTGTACCGGTACTCATTTTTCATGCACTATTTAAACTCTCTAAAAAGGTGAAAATCAATATCATCAATGGGTTGTTGTTACTCACTGCGTTTTTGGTATCCTTCTTCACCAACTTTAGTGTGGTTTTATTACTGATATTAACGGCTATCTTCGCACTCTTCTATACGACAGTTGAAAGGAGATTCAAGGCATGA
- a CDS encoding InlB B-repeat-containing protein, producing the protein MKKVLVLVFTVLLGLVLTACVENKPEPFDYNAFLLEAAGSLSLPNETDTHLTLPVSLDYQEKTIELTWYTNKPNVISTLGAVVRPVFEAGDTVVTLTVVLNLDGNQFSRNFNVKVLKLAEVIYYTVTFDTQGGTTVNPSQVEANQKVSTPTNPTRVGHTFVAWRVDNLNGAVFDFNTPITQDITLYAEWSKDVVEVNYLDILYLNDFHGSIEKGTDELGLAYIANYVNYYRDNNPDGVVLLAGGDMFQGSALSNYYLGRSTLEMMNVMGFDAMVLGNHEFDWGIDVVTSYFDGNAENGEATFPLLGANVYYESTQNIVEHIEPYTIIERGDIKIGVIGTMGYGLESSIAQSRITGYVFASPVDIIEYYAEYLRTEADVDYVFALAHDSGNINTQVSQFTGNKKVDIIFNAHSHSRYVQTIGSTTIIQSSSNGKYVGNIRIDLSTQTISANNVKTHSSLNTPDPTVKALIDGYKAETDVLFNTPILTAERYIPSSTLSDWLADLMRIVTDSDIAFHNYGGTRDSMASGESITLGKLYKIFPFDNTIKTVYLDGAVIQNFLNRSSDAYSTTVTNFVPGTLYKVATNDYIFDKTDNPFIYGSNPNFDGTLLRDMVLSELQLQKNVYSTFDTTNTILSGQVPNARNRFTELTLNT; encoded by the coding sequence ATGAAAAAAGTTTTAGTGCTTGTGTTTACCGTTTTACTTGGCTTGGTTTTAACCGCTTGTGTGGAAAATAAACCAGAACCCTTTGATTATAACGCGTTCTTATTAGAAGCCGCTGGGTCATTATCACTACCCAACGAAACCGATACGCATTTAACCTTACCCGTTTCATTAGATTATCAAGAAAAGACCATCGAACTGACCTGGTATACCAATAAACCCAATGTGATTTCCACTTTAGGTGCGGTTGTTAGACCCGTGTTTGAAGCAGGTGATACAGTCGTCACCCTCACTGTGGTTTTAAATTTAGATGGCAATCAATTTTCAAGAAACTTCAATGTTAAAGTCTTAAAATTGGCAGAAGTCATTTATTATACTGTGACATTTGATACCCAAGGGGGCACCACTGTGAACCCTTCACAAGTCGAAGCCAATCAAAAAGTATCGACACCAACCAACCCAACCCGTGTTGGACATACGTTTGTTGCGTGGCGTGTGGATAACTTAAATGGCGCTGTATTCGATTTTAACACCCCAATCACACAAGACATCACTTTATACGCTGAATGGTCTAAAGATGTGGTAGAAGTGAATTATTTGGATATTCTTTATTTGAATGACTTTCATGGTTCAATCGAAAAAGGTACCGATGAACTCGGGCTCGCTTATATCGCGAACTATGTGAATTATTACCGTGATAATAACCCGGATGGCGTGGTCTTACTCGCTGGTGGGGATATGTTCCAAGGGTCTGCCTTATCGAATTATTATTTAGGACGTTCAACCCTAGAGATGATGAATGTCATGGGATTTGACGCGATGGTTTTAGGTAACCACGAGTTTGACTGGGGTATTGATGTGGTCACAAGCTATTTTGATGGTAACGCCGAAAATGGGGAGGCTACCTTTCCGCTCTTAGGCGCGAATGTCTACTACGAATCCACTCAAAATATCGTAGAGCACATCGAACCTTATACCATCATTGAACGTGGTGACATCAAGATAGGTGTCATCGGTACGATGGGCTATGGCTTAGAATCTTCCATCGCACAAAGTCGAATTACAGGGTATGTCTTCGCATCACCTGTCGATATCATCGAATATTACGCAGAATACTTAAGAACAGAAGCCGATGTGGATTATGTCTTCGCCTTGGCACATGACTCCGGCAATATCAATACACAAGTCTCACAATTTACAGGCAACAAAAAAGTCGATATCATCTTCAATGCACACTCGCATTCTAGATATGTTCAAACCATCGGATCGACAACCATCATCCAAAGCAGTTCGAATGGTAAATATGTCGGTAATATCCGAATCGACTTAAGTACTCAAACCATTTCCGCGAATAACGTCAAAACACATTCGTCCTTAAATACACCTGACCCGACAGTCAAAGCTTTAATCGATGGGTATAAAGCAGAAACCGATGTGTTATTTAATACCCCAATCCTGACAGCTGAAAGATACATTCCAAGTTCAACCTTATCGGATTGGTTGGCAGACTTGATGAGAATCGTTACCGATTCAGACATCGCCTTCCATAATTATGGTGGAACCAGAGACTCCATGGCGAGTGGTGAATCCATTACCTTGGGTAAACTTTATAAAATCTTCCCATTTGATAACACCATTAAAACGGTTTATCTCGATGGCGCAGTCATTCAAAACTTCTTGAACCGTTCGAGTGACGCTTACAGCACCACCGTAACCAACTTCGTCCCAGGCACGCTTTATAAAGTCGCAACCAACGATTATATCTTTGATAAGACCGATAACCCATTCATTTACGGGTCCAATCCAAACTTTGATGGTACCTTATTGAGAGACATGGTCTTATCAGAACTACAACTTCAAAAGAACGTCTATTCAACCTTTGATACCACCAATACGATTTTATCTGGTCAAGTACCAAACGCTCGAAATCGTTTTACTGAATTAACCCTAAACACCTAA
- a CDS encoding RNA-guided endonuclease InsQ/TnpB family protein, giving the protein MPYKALKTRLYLNPNQHQFLLSLMRASRSLYNQALYNVRQHFIKTNGYLSYNENYQLLKDSEHYRYLNTIQSQMVIRKVDEAMKGFFGSLKSKVKQTIRLPRYLKKDTYYPIYDRMVYKPNNEIYTLPRSNFIKKVSKELEKDSKQIHKHTYELNEVDALSLDIQTPECIQNKEIKEITIKSYYDGKYIEVIYVYLDETPKIETKDYTETMGIDFGYNNLAFCSVTNNVHLLLDGKRLKSMNQFYHKRIAKLASIRPNQNTLTKQMIRLMDKRNHQMDYGIYKAAKLIIHHAIENKVKQIIIGYNDTFKDERLSDTYNQWTKSIPIARLRDRIIYLAEQLGIETKVINEAYTSKASYLDQDDFVNGDFSGVRIKRGLYKNQKGTLINADQNASLNMIRKGNPDALWIGNRGVNTPQRTYLFGV; this is encoded by the coding sequence ATGCCTTATAAAGCCCTAAAAACAAGACTCTATCTTAATCCAAATCAACATCAGTTTCTATTATCTTTAATGCGTGCTTCAAGAAGTCTTTACAATCAAGCGCTCTATAATGTGAGACAACATTTTATCAAAACCAATGGCTACTTATCCTATAACGAAAACTATCAATTACTGAAAGATAGTGAACATTATCGTTACTTGAATACTATTCAGAGTCAAATGGTCATTCGTAAGGTAGATGAAGCGATGAAAGGATTCTTTGGATCTTTGAAGTCTAAGGTTAAACAAACCATTAGATTACCTAGATACTTAAAGAAAGATACCTATTATCCCATCTACGACAGAATGGTCTATAAACCTAATAATGAAATCTATACATTACCCAGAAGTAACTTCATTAAGAAAGTATCGAAAGAACTAGAAAAGGATTCAAAACAGATTCATAAACATACATATGAGTTAAATGAAGTAGACGCTTTATCTCTAGACATCCAAACACCAGAATGTATCCAAAACAAAGAAATCAAAGAAATCACCATCAAGTCCTACTATGATGGCAAATACATTGAAGTGATTTATGTCTATCTAGATGAAACTCCTAAAATAGAAACCAAAGATTATACAGAAACCATGGGGATTGATTTTGGGTATAACAACCTAGCCTTTTGTTCAGTAACCAATAATGTGCATTTATTGTTAGATGGGAAACGATTAAAGAGTATGAATCAGTTTTATCATAAACGAATCGCGAAACTAGCGAGTATTAGACCAAACCAAAACACACTAACCAAACAAATGATTCGTCTAATGGATAAACGTAACCATCAAATGGATTATGGGATCTATAAAGCAGCTAAACTCATTATCCATCACGCAATAGAAAATAAAGTGAAACAAATCATCATTGGTTATAATGATACCTTCAAAGATGAAAGACTATCTGATACCTATAATCAATGGACAAAGAGTATTCCAATCGCGAGACTTAGAGATCGAATCATCTATCTAGCAGAACAGCTAGGTATTGAGACTAAAGTGATCAATGAAGCATACACGTCAAAAGCTTCATATCTCGACCAAGATGATTTCGTGAATGGTGATTTCTCTGGTGTTAGAATCAAAAGAGGTTTATATAAGAATCAAAAAGGCACTTTGATTAACGCGGACCAAAATGCCTCATTAAATATGATTCGAAAAGGTAATCCCGATGCCTTATGGATAGGGAATAGAGGTGTGAACACACCTCAGCGTACATACCTATTTGGTGTGTAG
- a CDS encoding aminopeptidase, with the protein MPKLSLLEKYAKLACRVGVNVQKDQLVVVRATTETKELTRLIVKEAYECGAKKVIVQWSDEQITRYAYDYQSVETLEEVPNYVIETNQYYVDNGACFLNVISPVIGVNEGVDATKMAKALTSTQKALPFLREYTMGNKGQWTIVAASNPIWAEAVFPSLKGEEASEALWDAIFNACRVYEDSDPIENWNVHNDVLHKHNKVLNDLNFKELRFKNSLGTDLVVGLVENHVWSGGGEHATTGVYFNPNIPTEETFTMPLKWATSGKVVATKPLNYQGTLIEDFYLIFKDGKVVEFDAKKEKKALEELLNTDENSRYIGEIALISHDSPISNTNLLFLNTLYDENASCHMALGRAYPMNIQGGLNTPIEELEKKGYNKSLIHVDFMFGSSDMSIVGVKHDGQEVVVFKNGNFVI; encoded by the coding sequence ATGCCAAAATTATCGTTATTAGAAAAATATGCAAAACTGGCTTGTCGTGTCGGTGTGAATGTTCAAAAAGACCAATTGGTCGTCGTTCGCGCTACCACTGAAACCAAAGAACTCACCCGTTTGATCGTTAAAGAAGCGTACGAATGTGGTGCGAAGAAAGTCATCGTCCAATGGTCGGATGAACAAATCACCCGCTATGCGTATGATTATCAAAGTGTGGAAACCTTAGAAGAAGTGCCTAACTACGTGATTGAAACCAATCAATACTATGTAGACAATGGCGCATGTTTCTTAAATGTCATTTCCCCAGTGATTGGTGTCAACGAAGGCGTTGACGCAACCAAGATGGCGAAAGCCCTCACCAGCACCCAAAAAGCCTTACCATTCTTAAGAGAATACACCATGGGCAACAAAGGTCAATGGACCATTGTCGCTGCATCCAACCCAATCTGGGCTGAAGCGGTATTCCCTAGCCTTAAAGGTGAAGAAGCCTCTGAAGCATTATGGGACGCGATATTTAATGCGTGCCGCGTGTACGAAGACTCAGACCCAATTGAAAACTGGAACGTACACAACGATGTATTACACAAACACAACAAAGTCTTAAATGACTTAAACTTCAAAGAACTACGTTTTAAAAACAGTTTAGGTACTGACCTAGTGGTAGGTTTGGTTGAAAACCACGTTTGGTCAGGTGGCGGCGAACACGCTACTACTGGCGTTTACTTTAACCCAAACATCCCAACCGAAGAAACCTTCACCATGCCTTTGAAATGGGCAACCTCTGGTAAAGTGGTCGCGACCAAACCACTCAACTATCAAGGCACTTTGATTGAAGATTTCTACCTCATTTTCAAAGACGGTAAAGTCGTTGAATTTGATGCGAAAAAGGAAAAGAAAGCGTTAGAAGAATTGCTGAACACCGATGAGAATTCCAGATACATCGGTGAAATCGCACTCATTAGCCACGATTCCCCAATCTCTAACACCAATTTATTATTCTTAAATACTTTATACGATGAAAATGCCTCCTGCCATATGGCGCTAGGTAGAGCGTATCCAATGAACATCCAAGGTGGTTTAAATACCCCAATTGAAGAACTTGAAAAGAAAGGCTATAACAAGTCTTTAATTCATGTCGACTTCATGTTTGGATCAAGCGATATGTCGATTGTCGGTGTCAAACACGATGGACAAGAAGTCGTCGTATTCAAAAACGGAAACTTTGTGATTTAG
- a CDS encoding ATP-dependent Clp protease ATP-binding subunit: protein MMPQMENYEKDPNVLEKFGRNIVEEVKKGKIDPVIGREDEIRRMIKILSRKTKNNPVLIGEPGVGKTAIVEGLARRIVDKDVPLGLQNKTIYELDLAALVAGAKFRGEFEERLKAVLNKIKSSDGDIILFIDEIHTIVGAGRADGAMDASNMLKPMLARGELHCIGATTLNEYRKYIEKDTALERRFQKIQIEEPTVLDTISILRGLKDRFEAHHGVHISDNAIVSAATLSNRYITDRFLPDKAIDLIDEACASIRMEIDSMPVELDSVMRKIMQLEIEKSALSKESDALSKERLKKIEDELKEQRTIEQQYKSQWEKEKAELQEVKQLKQDLENLKNQLQNAFNQSDYSKAAELQYSKIPKLEKQIEEKTNTTQERMISEVVTEDNIAEIISKWTHIPVEKLVQADRDKLLHLKEQMSLRVIGQDHALKLISDAIIRQRAGIKDANKPIGSFMFLGPTGVGKTEVARSLAENLFDDESHIVRIDMSEYMERHSVSRLVGAPPGYIGYDEGGQLTEAVRRKPYSIVLFDEIEKAHPEVFNILLQILDDGRLTDNQGRTIDFKNTIIIMTSNLGSEFLLKDLEKGRQEVMNLVKDTFKPEFLNRIDEIIIFNPLGFQVQIQIVEKMLKDLQRRLMERDIKVLFDEEIKKYILKNGYSLEYGARPIKRFIQKELETFIATRIIEGFIQPHQSYMVSVEQDQLTIQ from the coding sequence ATGATGCCACAAATGGAAAACTATGAAAAAGACCCGAATGTTTTGGAGAAATTCGGTCGAAACATCGTTGAAGAAGTCAAAAAAGGCAAAATAGATCCGGTCATAGGGCGTGAAGATGAAATCCGTCGAATGATCAAAATATTATCCAGAAAAACCAAAAATAACCCCGTGTTGATAGGTGAACCCGGGGTGGGTAAAACCGCCATCGTGGAAGGCTTAGCCAGACGTATTGTTGATAAGGACGTTCCCCTTGGTTTACAAAACAAAACCATCTATGAACTCGACTTAGCAGCGCTCGTTGCTGGGGCGAAATTCCGAGGTGAGTTTGAAGAACGACTTAAAGCTGTTTTGAATAAGATCAAGTCGTCTGATGGCGATATCATCTTATTCATCGATGAAATCCATACGATTGTTGGTGCGGGTCGTGCCGATGGCGCGATGGACGCGTCAAATATGTTAAAACCGATGCTGGCGCGTGGAGAACTACACTGTATTGGGGCGACCACCCTCAATGAGTATCGTAAGTATATCGAGAAAGATACAGCCTTAGAACGTCGTTTCCAAAAAATTCAAATTGAAGAACCTACCGTATTAGATACGATCTCTATTTTAAGAGGGCTTAAAGACCGTTTTGAAGCCCACCATGGTGTGCACATTTCAGATAACGCCATCGTTTCAGCCGCGACCTTATCCAACCGCTACATCACCGACCGCTTCTTACCGGATAAGGCGATTGACTTGATCGATGAAGCGTGCGCTTCGATTCGTATGGAAATCGACTCGATGCCGGTAGAACTCGACAGTGTGATGCGTAAGATCATGCAGCTAGAAATTGAAAAGAGCGCGTTATCGAAAGAATCGGATGCGTTATCCAAAGAACGATTGAAAAAGATTGAAGATGAACTCAAAGAACAACGCACCATTGAACAACAATACAAATCCCAATGGGAAAAAGAAAAAGCCGAACTTCAAGAGGTCAAACAACTCAAACAGGATTTAGAAAACCTCAAGAACCAACTTCAAAATGCATTCAATCAATCCGATTATAGCAAAGCCGCTGAACTACAATATTCGAAGATTCCAAAACTGGAAAAACAGATTGAAGAAAAAACCAATACTACCCAAGAACGGATGATTTCTGAGGTAGTTACTGAAGACAACATCGCGGAAATCATCTCTAAATGGACCCACATTCCAGTGGAAAAACTCGTTCAAGCAGACAGAGATAAATTATTACACCTCAAAGAACAAATGTCGCTTCGAGTCATTGGCCAAGACCACGCACTTAAACTCATCAGTGACGCCATCATTCGTCAACGTGCAGGGATTAAGGACGCGAACAAACCGATTGGTTCATTCATGTTTTTAGGGCCTACTGGCGTTGGTAAAACCGAAGTTGCGAGAAGCCTCGCAGAAAACCTATTTGACGATGAATCTCACATCGTGCGAATCGATATGTCCGAATACATGGAAAGACACAGTGTCTCGCGTTTGGTGGGGGCACCCCCAGGGTATATCGGGTACGATGAAGGTGGACAACTCACCGAAGCGGTGAGACGTAAACCGTATTCTATCGTCTTATTCGATGAAATTGAAAAAGCCCACCCAGAAGTCTTTAATATCCTTTTACAGATCCTCGATGATGGTCGTTTGACCGATAACCAAGGTCGAACCATCGACTTTAAGAATACCATCATCATCATGACCTCTAACTTGGGTAGTGAATTCCTGTTAAAGGACTTGGAAAAGGGTAGACAAGAAGTCATGAACTTAGTGAAAGATACCTTTAAACCTGAATTCTTAAACCGTATCGATGAAATCATCATCTTCAATCCACTGGGTTTCCAAGTTCAAATTCAAATTGTTGAAAAAATGTTAAAGGACTTACAACGTCGTTTGATGGAACGTGACATCAAAGTTTTATTCGATGAAGAGATTAAAAAATACATTTTGAAAAATGGGTATTCCTTAGAATATGGGGCGAGACCGATCAAACGTTTCATTCAAAAAGAATTAGAAACGTTCATCGCGACCCGTATCATCGAAGGTTTCATCCAGCCACATCAATCATATATGGTATCGGTTGAACAGGATCAATTGACCATTCAATAA
- a CDS encoding glycoside hydrolase family 13 protein: MRKPWLYDERLKNPNMGRIVYQVIVDRFVPAENLADKQSLYAYPRSLKQWHEQPKGGSFMADAKYWSHELEFWGGDLKSLMTKLDYLKELDIDMLYLNPIFDSLSNHKYDASDYLKISPEYGDIQDLKALADALHQQNQRLILDGVFNHMGVNSPYFQSALDESSPYRQWFYFGQSYPEGVRLWADAKSLPELNLENEAVKDYIYKKESSVIRSYLKQGVDGFRLDVAFDIGYDILKDLTNHAHQEKDSALIVGETWNYPKRWLNAMDGVMNFTLREIIFHTVEQTFSPKKTNTLLEKMVTDCGVDALLKSWNILDNHDTVRLNHRLKQPDQILAEVMQFTFPGSPNLYYGSELGMTGGNDPENRAPMAWDLYDETSERLAWVKRLIQVHKQEKALMVGDYLPLLSESFIAYERHTDDVSDTVLVIINPSEKAQEEHILVPDSSLMNFSKFDILLGDTKEVSMVAGLLKVKLEPKSFVLLKPSTQPEKSYTPYKRV; encoded by the coding sequence ATGAGAAAACCTTGGCTATACGATGAAAGACTTAAAAACCCAAACATGGGGCGAATTGTCTATCAAGTCATCGTCGACCGATTTGTGCCAGCAGAAAACCTGGCCGACAAACAATCACTTTATGCATACCCGCGGTCATTAAAACAATGGCACGAACAACCCAAAGGTGGGTCGTTTATGGCGGATGCGAAATACTGGAGTCATGAACTCGAGTTTTGGGGTGGAGATTTAAAGAGTTTGATGACAAAATTGGATTATTTGAAAGAACTCGATATCGATATGCTCTATCTAAATCCAATCTTTGATTCCTTATCCAACCACAAATACGACGCTTCCGATTATTTAAAAATATCCCCTGAATATGGTGATATACAAGATTTAAAAGCGTTGGCGGATGCGTTACACCAACAAAATCAACGCTTGATTTTGGATGGTGTATTCAATCACATGGGCGTAAATTCACCTTACTTCCAAAGCGCTTTGGATGAGTCTTCGCCTTACCGTCAGTGGTTTTATTTCGGACAATCTTATCCTGAAGGGGTTAGACTTTGGGCGGATGCGAAAAGCCTACCAGAACTCAATTTGGAAAATGAAGCGGTGAAGGACTATATTTATAAAAAAGAATCCTCAGTCATTCGCAGCTATTTAAAACAAGGTGTGGATGGCTTCCGTTTAGATGTGGCTTTTGACATTGGTTATGATATCTTAAAAGACTTAACCAACCATGCCCACCAAGAAAAAGATAGCGCTCTGATTGTCGGTGAAACTTGGAACTACCCAAAGCGTTGGTTAAACGCGATGGATGGGGTCATGAATTTCACGCTAAGAGAAATCATATTCCATACCGTAGAACAAACCTTTTCACCGAAGAAAACCAATACCCTATTAGAAAAAATGGTGACCGATTGTGGCGTGGATGCGTTACTCAAATCCTGGAACATCTTGGATAACCACGATACCGTTAGACTCAACCATCGTTTAAAACAACCAGACCAAATTTTGGCAGAAGTGATGCAGTTTACATTCCCAGGCTCGCCAAATCTGTATTATGGTTCTGAACTCGGTATGACCGGTGGGAACGACCCTGAAAACAGAGCGCCAATGGCGTGGGACTTATACGATGAAACCTCTGAAAGACTTGCTTGGGTTAAACGCTTGATTCAAGTCCATAAACAAGAAAAAGCCCTCATGGTCGGGGATTACTTACCATTATTATCAGAATCATTCATTGCTTATGAAAGACATACCGATGATGTTTCGGATACAGTCTTAGTCATCATCAACCCATCCGAAAAAGCTCAAGAAGAACACATCTTGGTGCCGGATTCCTCTTTAATGAACTTCTCCAAGTTTGATATTTTATTGGGTGATACCAAAGAAGTATCGATGGTTGCGGGATTATTAAAAGTCAAACTCGAACCCAAATCGTTTGTATTGTTAAAACCAAGCACACAACCAGAAAAGAGTTATACCCCATATAAACGCGTTTGA
- a CDS encoding Pr6Pr family membrane protein, protein MLKPYFIYSIKFVLLMFTFGFSMYGTFYSYVEFGLWNIHYFTNQSNLLVFIVTFLMVFGWDKHRFFKTIALIALLDIILTGGVYNLLLKNLVVGFSETKLFIMLVTHTIVPILYTILYLVYVQDKPAIKSLKLLLIHPFLYFVVFQITGLFTNYYPYPFMDPNGGLIKMLITVFLVMTPLLILTGYGLIRLKRYLYDTLKLEA, encoded by the coding sequence ATGTTAAAACCCTATTTTATCTATTCCATTAAATTTGTTCTATTGATGTTTACCTTTGGCTTTTCGATGTATGGCACATTTTACAGTTATGTTGAATTTGGGTTATGGAACATCCATTATTTCACCAATCAAAGTAACTTACTCGTCTTCATCGTCACCTTTTTAATGGTGTTTGGTTGGGATAAACACCGTTTTTTCAAAACCATCGCCCTGATTGCGTTGTTAGACATTATCTTAACCGGTGGGGTTTATAACTTGTTACTCAAAAATTTGGTGGTGGGTTTTTCTGAAACCAAACTGTTCATCATGTTGGTTACCCATACGATTGTTCCGATTTTATATACGATATTGTATCTGGTTTATGTTCAAGATAAACCAGCGATTAAATCGCTTAAATTATTATTGATTCATCCCTTTTTATATTTCGTGGTATTTCAAATCACGGGGCTTTTTACGAACTATTATCCTTATCCATTTATGGATCCAAATGGTGGGTTGATTAAGATGCTCATCACGGTATTTCTCGTCATGACACCCTTATTGATCCTCACAGGGTATGGTTTAATCCGATTGAAAAGATATCTTTATGATACCCTAAAATTAGAAGCTTAA
- a CDS encoding protein-export chaperone SecB — MLAYKRMNIVISKLDLVNKNVSGTYQLNHHITRNTGKMADHVFFTELIFLVKDTLDVQYPLNMTIALRGVFEFEPKEAEADIIEFLKKDAVHILYPYLRSTVTNLTTAAMLPPLFIPFVDAYHLFKEDQAN; from the coding sequence ATGCTAGCTTATAAAAGAATGAATATCGTTATATCTAAATTAGACCTTGTCAACAAAAACGTCAGTGGCACCTACCAGTTAAACCACCATATCACCCGCAATACGGGTAAAATGGCGGATCATGTCTTTTTCACCGAACTCATCTTTTTGGTTAAGGATACGTTAGATGTCCAATACCCACTCAACATGACCATCGCTTTAAGGGGTGTTTTTGAGTTTGAACCGAAAGAAGCAGAAGCCGATATCATTGAGTTTTTAAAGAAAGATGCCGTTCATATTTTATACCCCTATTTAAGATCAACCGTGACCAATTTAACCACTGCAGCGATGTTACCCCCATTATTCATCCCATTTGTCGATGCGTATCATCTGTTTAAAGAGGACCAAGCCAACTAA